One genomic region from Spirosoma sp. KCTC 42546 encodes:
- a CDS encoding M20 family peptidase has product MRSVLRIIGFSLVVLIIILLVNTFRLTSHQLMNVPPAAPINVSDSAIQRFAGAIRIPTVSYTDYSLTDTTQFDKFITYIRASYPLIHQRLNPQTFNQYGLLYEWKGRNPTLKPILLMGHYDVVPVIQGTQGMWKRPPFAGIIDDGYLYGRGTLDDKMGVMGLLEAVEYLLKTNFQPERTILLAFGQDEETSGQRGAQTIATALKQRGISLEYILDEGGAIKTEGVSGINKPVALISIAEKGYLSLELTAIGKGGHSSMPPAQTSIGMVAEAVSKLEHNPFPARLDGGADQLIDYLASEVPVEKRIVFANQWLFSPLIKKLIAETKSGNATLRTTTAPTIFRAGAKDNVLPIDAVATVNFRLLPGDTVEGVIGRVKEIIDNDSVTVSILGKGNNPAPLSSTENFAFQTIHKTIKSIFPDVIVAPNVMLGATDSKFYAALTSSIYKFSPMPMTEAQTAGVHGTNERIRVKDYRNAIWFYVTLIKNSQ; this is encoded by the coding sequence ATGCGCTCTGTTTTACGAATCATTGGGTTTTCCTTAGTGGTACTGATTATCATTCTGCTGGTTAATACCTTTCGGCTGACCTCGCATCAGCTAATGAATGTGCCACCGGCTGCTCCGATTAATGTATCCGATTCGGCTATTCAGCGGTTTGCCGGAGCCATTCGCATTCCAACCGTTTCCTACACAGACTACAGCCTGACGGATACAACCCAATTCGATAAATTCATTACCTACATCCGAGCGTCCTACCCGCTTATTCATCAGCGGCTGAATCCACAGACGTTCAATCAGTATGGTCTATTATACGAATGGAAAGGGCGAAATCCTACGCTTAAACCTATTTTGTTAATGGGTCATTACGACGTGGTACCGGTTATTCAAGGAACACAGGGGATGTGGAAACGACCCCCGTTTGCGGGTATCATTGATGACGGATATCTCTATGGACGAGGTACACTCGATGATAAAATGGGCGTGATGGGCCTGCTGGAAGCGGTTGAGTATTTGTTGAAAACGAACTTTCAACCCGAACGAACAATACTACTGGCGTTTGGTCAGGACGAGGAAACATCGGGGCAACGGGGTGCCCAAACCATTGCGACTGCTCTTAAACAACGGGGTATCTCGCTGGAATATATTCTGGACGAAGGGGGCGCTATTAAGACCGAAGGCGTTTCGGGCATTAATAAGCCTGTTGCACTGATCAGTATCGCTGAAAAAGGCTATTTAAGCCTGGAATTGACGGCCATTGGCAAAGGCGGGCACTCCTCCATGCCACCTGCGCAAACCAGCATTGGCATGGTAGCCGAAGCAGTCAGCAAATTAGAGCATAATCCTTTCCCGGCTCGGCTGGATGGAGGTGCCGATCAGTTGATCGATTATCTGGCGTCGGAAGTTCCCGTTGAGAAACGAATTGTCTTTGCCAATCAATGGCTTTTTAGCCCACTTATTAAGAAGCTGATTGCCGAAACAAAATCAGGAAATGCCACCTTACGCACAACTACGGCACCCACTATTTTCCGGGCTGGTGCCAAAGACAACGTATTGCCCATTGATGCCGTAGCAACTGTTAATTTTCGGCTCTTGCCGGGCGATACAGTTGAAGGGGTAATTGGCCGAGTGAAAGAAATAATTGACAATGATAGTGTTACAGTTAGTATTTTGGGGAAAGGAAATAACCCCGCCCCCCTTTCCAGTACTGAAAATTTTGCTTTCCAGACGATTCATAAAACCATCAAGAGTATTTTTCCGGATGTGATTGTAGCGCCAAACGTCATGCTCGGCGCTACTGATTCTAAATTTTACGCGGCTCTTACATCTTCCATCTACAAGTTTTCGCCCATGCCTATGACGGAAGCACAAACAGCGGGTGTCCACGGTACCAATGAGCGTATTCGTGTTAAAGATTATCGAAACGCAATCTGGTTTTACGTAACGCTCATTAAAAATAGCCAATGA
- a CDS encoding SMP-30/gluconolactonase/LRE family protein encodes MNDYCKAGLILTVLLATSCTLSAQSSPAKGLDSIKVVAPGATLRQVSSQFAFTEGPAVNKKGDIYFTDQPNDKIWKYDTDGQLSLYMDKTGRSNGLYFDKKGNLISCADEKDELWSIGPDKKITILLTNVQGQRMNGPNDLWLDAKGGIYFTDPYYQRDYWERKKPDIDGQKVYYLPKGKQEAVLVDGDLKQPNGIVGTPDGKYLYVADIRDSKTYKYEIKADGMLTNRQLFVPQGSDGMTLDSQGNLYISGRGVTVYSPAGVKLGTIPVPSRWVGNVCFGGKDRKTLFITASESIYTLPMQVKGVE; translated from the coding sequence ATGAATGATTATTGCAAAGCAGGGCTCATACTTACGGTCCTACTAGCTACCTCCTGTACATTAAGTGCCCAGAGTAGTCCGGCAAAAGGGCTTGATTCGATCAAGGTTGTAGCACCGGGTGCTACCCTTCGTCAGGTGTCCAGCCAGTTTGCGTTTACCGAGGGTCCAGCCGTCAATAAAAAGGGAGATATTTATTTTACCGATCAGCCCAACGACAAAATCTGGAAGTACGATACCGATGGTCAACTGTCGCTGTACATGGATAAAACAGGACGCTCTAACGGACTGTATTTCGATAAAAAAGGCAACCTGATTTCCTGTGCCGATGAAAAAGATGAACTATGGTCGATTGGCCCCGATAAAAAAATTACCATTCTGCTAACCAACGTTCAGGGCCAGCGTATGAATGGGCCCAATGACTTATGGCTTGACGCTAAAGGCGGTATTTACTTCACGGATCCCTATTACCAGCGTGACTATTGGGAGCGAAAAAAGCCAGATATCGACGGGCAGAAAGTCTATTATTTGCCCAAAGGAAAACAGGAAGCCGTATTAGTTGATGGTGATTTAAAACAGCCCAATGGCATTGTCGGTACGCCCGATGGGAAGTATCTGTACGTGGCCGATATTCGGGACAGCAAAACCTACAAATACGAGATCAAAGCCGACGGTATGTTGACCAATCGGCAGCTTTTTGTGCCGCAGGGCTCGGATGGTATGACGCTTGATAGTCAGGGAAATCTGTACATCTCAGGCCGGGGTGTTACGGTTTACTCGCCAGCCGGAGTTAAACTGGGTACTATACCAGTGCCCTCGCGTTGGGTAGGGAATGTGTGCTTTGGAGGCAAAGACCGCAAAACGCTTTTCATTACAGCATCGGAGTCCATATATACCCTGCCGATGCAGGTAAAGGGAGTTGAGTAA